One stretch of Mycolicibacterium fallax DNA includes these proteins:
- a CDS encoding arginase family protein, giving the protein MGTAILEAVLPPHDGPTATAPVTLSDQGLEEHGGVEAKAVILDQLAGALRVIREQDPARITTLGGECSVSVAPFTELACRYGDDLAVVWIDAHPDIGTPKSEYPGYHAMAVATLTGHGDSDVQELLPANVSPDRVALVGLHSWTEDDFPNVAEWGIRSFGPDELRTSTEPLLNWLAATGCSRVAVHFDLDAIDSNEVVLALGIEPDGLTSAQARRIVKDVEGAVDIVGLTIAEFIPRQVMHLQQLLTGFPLLSARTARDDL; this is encoded by the coding sequence GTGGGCACGGCCATCCTCGAAGCGGTGTTGCCGCCGCACGACGGGCCTACCGCGACCGCGCCGGTCACACTGTCCGACCAAGGCCTTGAGGAGCACGGCGGTGTCGAGGCCAAGGCGGTCATCTTGGACCAGCTCGCAGGCGCCCTCAGAGTCATCCGCGAGCAGGACCCGGCGCGAATCACGACCTTGGGCGGCGAGTGTTCGGTGAGCGTGGCACCGTTCACCGAGCTCGCCTGCCGCTACGGCGACGACCTGGCGGTCGTCTGGATCGACGCGCACCCCGACATCGGCACCCCGAAAAGTGAGTACCCGGGCTACCACGCGATGGCCGTTGCCACGCTCACCGGCCACGGCGACTCCGATGTACAGGAACTGCTCCCGGCGAACGTCTCGCCGGACCGGGTCGCCCTCGTGGGGCTGCACTCCTGGACCGAGGACGACTTCCCGAACGTGGCCGAATGGGGCATCCGCTCATTCGGCCCCGACGAGCTTCGCACGTCCACTGAGCCCCTGCTCAACTGGCTCGCGGCCACCGGCTGCTCGCGGGTGGCCGTTCACTTCGACCTTGACGCAATCGACAGCAACGAGGTCGTGCTCGCGCTTGGTATCGAACCGGACGGGCTCACCAGCGCCCAGGCGCGGCGCATCGTCAAGGACGTCGAGGGGGCCGTGGACATCGTCGGGCTCACCATCGCGGAGTTCATCCCCCGACAGGTGATGCACTTGCAACAGCTCCTGACCGGCTTCCCGCTACTCTCCGCAAGGACGGCCCGAGACGATTTATAG
- a CDS encoding DUF7218 family protein, translating into MPKRDPGPSVKDKKLYEELRDEGASKQKAARIANAAAKSGRSVVGRRGGSSPSYEDWNVTDLRKRAREIGIDGRSSMKKDELIDALRQH; encoded by the coding sequence ATGCCCAAGCGTGATCCCGGGCCCAGCGTCAAGGACAAGAAGCTCTACGAGGAACTCCGCGACGAAGGCGCCTCCAAGCAGAAGGCGGCGCGCATCGCCAATGCCGCCGCGAAATCCGGCCGCAGCGTCGTCGGCCGGCGCGGCGGTTCGTCGCCGTCGTACGAGGACTGGAACGTCACCGATCTGCGCAAGCGGGCCCGCGAGATCGGCATCGACGGGCGGTCGTCAATGAAGAAGGACGAGTTGATCGACGCGCTGCGCCAGCACTGA
- a CDS encoding SDR family NAD(P)-dependent oxidoreductase produces the protein MTEIDPEDLQTCLRVLAEVTALPPEHPDALSVRRATAGLFKAVKRARRHAKRDAIAAADRAVVAATATGAPGRIDDETQGLPLVSTAVGASAGTLLRSRPCYICKQHYTVVDAFYHQLCPDCAAINRAKRDARADLTGRTALLTGGRAKIGMYIALRLLRDGAHTTITTRFPNDAVRRFAAMEDSADWLHRLRVVGIDLRDPAQVVALADEVAGRGPLDILINNAAQTVRRPPGSYAALVEAERTPPPELVDVITFDHVSDAHPHALAGSLGEHPAPHALTGDHLEPEALTELSLTARSASPERIAAGLAIDAGGLLPDTASINSWTQRVHEVDAMELLEVQLCNQTAPFILVSRLRPALAAAAARRKYVVNVSAMEGQFGRGYKGPGHPHTNMAKAALNMLTRTSAAEMLSSDGILMTAVDTGWITDERPHPTKLRLAEEGFHAPLDLVDGAARVYDPIVRGELGEDLFGCFLKDYAPSPW, from the coding sequence GTGACCGAGATCGATCCCGAGGACCTGCAGACCTGCCTGCGGGTGCTGGCCGAGGTGACCGCGCTGCCGCCCGAACATCCCGACGCGCTCAGCGTGCGCCGGGCCACCGCGGGCCTGTTCAAGGCGGTCAAGCGGGCGCGGCGGCACGCCAAGCGCGACGCCATCGCCGCCGCCGACCGCGCCGTCGTCGCCGCCACCGCCACCGGTGCACCCGGCCGGATCGACGACGAAACCCAGGGCCTGCCGCTGGTGTCCACCGCGGTCGGCGCCAGCGCCGGCACCCTGCTGCGCTCGCGCCCCTGCTACATCTGCAAGCAGCACTACACCGTCGTCGACGCGTTCTACCACCAGCTGTGCCCGGACTGCGCGGCGATCAACCGGGCCAAGCGCGACGCCCGCGCCGATCTGACCGGGCGGACCGCGCTGCTGACCGGCGGGCGGGCCAAGATCGGCATGTACATCGCGCTGCGGCTGCTGCGCGACGGCGCGCACACCACCATCACCACCCGTTTCCCCAACGACGCGGTGCGCCGGTTCGCCGCGATGGAGGACAGCGCCGACTGGCTGCACCGGCTGCGGGTGGTGGGCATCGACCTGCGCGACCCGGCCCAGGTGGTCGCCCTGGCCGACGAGGTCGCCGGCCGCGGGCCGCTGGACATCCTGATCAACAACGCCGCGCAGACGGTCCGCCGCCCGCCCGGCTCCTACGCCGCGCTGGTGGAGGCCGAACGCACCCCGCCTCCGGAGCTGGTGGACGTCATCACCTTCGACCACGTCAGCGACGCCCACCCGCACGCCCTGGCCGGCAGCCTGGGCGAGCACCCGGCCCCGCACGCCCTGACCGGTGATCATCTGGAGCCGGAAGCCCTGACCGAACTGTCGCTGACGGCCCGCAGCGCCTCCCCGGAGCGGATCGCCGCCGGGCTCGCGATCGACGCCGGCGGCCTGCTGCCCGACACCGCCTCGATCAACAGCTGGACCCAGCGGGTGCACGAGGTCGACGCGATGGAACTGCTGGAGGTGCAGCTGTGCAACCAGACCGCGCCGTTCATTCTGGTGAGCCGGCTGCGTCCGGCGCTGGCCGCGGCGGCGGCCCGGCGTAAGTACGTCGTCAACGTCTCGGCGATGGAGGGCCAGTTCGGCCGCGGCTACAAGGGGCCCGGGCATCCGCACACCAACATGGCCAAGGCCGCGCTGAACATGCTGACCCGCACCAGCGCGGCGGAGATGCTCAGCTCCGACGGCATTCTGATGACCGCGGTGGACACCGGCTGGATCACCGACGAGCGCCCGCACCCGACCAAGCTGCGGCTGGCCGAGGAGGGCTTCCACGCGCCGCTGGACCTGGTCGACGGCGCCGCCCGGGTGTACGACCCGATCGTGCGCGGCGAACTCGGCGAGGACCTGTTCGGCTGCTTCCTGAAGGACTACGCGCCCAGCCCGTGGTGA